One Drosophila santomea strain STO CAGO 1482 chromosome X, Prin_Dsan_1.1, whole genome shotgun sequence DNA segment encodes these proteins:
- the LOC120457022 gene encoding sorting nexin-27 isoform X1 — protein MSIVGENHPLPNPTPASAVVSASSGGGGGGAVVMGVGVGVTTANGPRVVTIYKTETGFGFNVRGQVSEGGQLRSINGELYAPLQHVSAVLENGAAEKAGIKKGDRILEVNGVSVEGATHKQVVDLIKSGGDCLTLTVISVTQQEADRLEPQEDQSGYSYIDYSDKRSLPISIPDYGIVNRNGERYIVFNIHMAGRQLCSRRYREFANLHSLLRKEFSGFNFPKLPGKWPFQLSEQQLDTRRRGLEQYLEKVCAVRVIAESDAVQDFLTDTEDDISASPVDIKVMLPDHEVSTVSVKKSSNAQVVWEILVQRANLTAYTQQYFYLFEIVEYNFERKLQPHEIPHQLYVQNYSTASSTCLCVRRWLFSVAKELTLPDGEQAGRFIFYQAVDEVNRGNIRADGRLYELKALQDAKKAGDYLALARTLPGYGDVVFPHCSCDSRKEGHVVPAVGMKSFRLHACREDGSLEAQMVELTWDSITRSESDEESMSFCFQYNRPDKPARWVKVYTPYHAFLADCFDRIMEERKWEDSGD, from the exons ATGAGCATCGTTGGCGAAAACCATCCCCTCCCAAACCCAACCCCCGCCAGCGCCGTGGTGTCCGCATCATCGGGAGGCGGTGGGGGCGGCGCGGTCGTCATGGGCGTCGGCGTAGGCGTGACCACAGCGAATGGACCCCGTGTCGTCACCATTTACAAAACGGAAACAGGCTTCGGCTTCAACGTGCGTGGCCAAGTTTCCGAGGGGGGTCAACTGCGCTCGATCAACGGCGAGCTGTACGCCCCCCTTCAGCACGTGAGCGCCGTCCTTGAGAACGGGGCGGCCGAGAAGGCGGGCATCAAGAAGGGCGATCGCATCCTGGAAGT AAATGGCGTCAGCGTCGAGGGAGCCACACATAAGCAGGTCGTAGATCTGATCAAATCCGGCGGCGACTGCCTAACACTGACGGTGATATCGGTGACACAGCAG GAGGCTGATCGACTGGAGCCACAGGAGGATCAGAGCGGCTACTCCTACATCGATTACTCGGACAAGCGTTCGCTGCCCATTAG CATACCGGACTATGGGATCGTGAATCGAAATGGCGAGCGGTACATCGTCTTCAACATACACATGGCTGGACGGCAGCTCTGTTCGCGTCGCTATCGGGAGTTCGCCAACCTGCACTCGCTGCTGCGCAAGGAGTTCTCCGGCTTCAACTTTCCCAAGCTGCCCGGCAAGTGGCCCTTCCAGCTGAGCGAACAGCAGCTGGACACGAGGCGCCGTGGACTGGAGCAGTATCTGGAGAAGGTGTGCGCTGTGCGGGTGATTGCGGAGAGTGATGCCGTTCAGGACTTCCTCACCGACACCGAGGATGATATATCCGCCTCGCCGGTGGACATTAAGGTGATGCTGCCCGATCATGAAGTGAGCACCGTGTCGgtgaagaagtcttccaatGCCCAGGTGGTATGGGAGATCCTGGTGCAGCGCGCCAATCTCACCGCCTACACGCAGCAGTATTTCTACCTGTTCGAGATCGTCGAGTACAACTTTGAGCGGAAGCTGCAGCCGCACGAGATTCCACATCAGTTGTACGTGCAGAACTACAGCACCGCCTCATCCACCTGCCTCTGCGTCCGTCGCTGGCTCTTCTCGGTGGCCAAGGAGCTGACGCTGCCGGATGGCGAGCAGGCTGGCCGCTTCATCTTTTACCAGGCGGTCGACGAGGTGAATCGCGGCAATATCCGTGCCGATGGACGCCTGTACGAGCTGAAGGCGCTGCAGGACGCCAAGAAGGCGGGCGACTATCTGGCCTTGGCCCGCACACTGCCAGGATATGGAGACGTCGTCTTTCCCCACTGCTCCTGTGATAGTCGCAAGGAGGGACACGTTGTGCCCGCTGTGG GCATGAAGAGCTTTCGCCTGCACGCCTGCCGTGAGGATGGTTCACTGGAGGCGCAAATGGTCGAGCTGACCTGGGACAGCATCACGCGCTCCGAGAGCGACGAGGAGTCCATGTCATTCTGCTTTCAGTACAATCGTCCAGATAAGCCAGCACGTTGGGTCAAAGTCTACACGCCATAT CATGCATTCCTTGCGGACTGCTTTGATCGCATCATGGAGGAGCGCAAGTGGGAAGACAGCGGCGACTAG
- the LOC120455304 gene encoding integrator complex subunit 6: MTIILFLVDTSSSMCQKAYVNGVQKTYLDIAKGAVETFLKYRQRTQDCLGDRYMLLTFEEPPANVKAGWKENHATFMNELKNLQSHGLTSMGESLRNAFDLLNLNRMQSGIDTYGQGRCPFYLEPSVIIVITDGGRYSYRNGVHQEIILPLSNQIPGTKFTKEPFRWDQRLFSLVLRMPGNKIDERVDGKVPHDDSPIERMCEVTGGRSYRVRSHYVLNQCIESLVQKVQPGVVLQFEPMLPKEAASTTAGEPTPASTLSGMGISLTPGAGPPPDIVFQPVKKMIYVQKHITQKTFPIGYWPLPEPYWPDSKAITLPPRDAHPKLKILTPAVDEPQLVRSFPVDKYEIEGCPLTLQILNKREMNKCWQVIVTNGMHGFELPFGYLKAAPNFSQVHLYVLAYNYPALLPILHDLIHKYNMSPPSDLMYKFNAYVRSIPPYYCPFLRKALVNINVPYQLLQFLLPENVDNYLSPTIANQLKHIKNTAKQDQENLCMKVYKQLKQPKPPYRQVETAKLCTGAALRRDLVRHPLLRDIFAKLHAEIEPVENYTIVVPQLTHQSSAKSYRNPFDIPRRDLVEEIARMRETFLRPASLVAKDSGHCLPIAEMGNYQEYLKNKDNPLREIEPTNVRQHMFGNPYKKDKHMVMVDEADLSDVAPMKSPNGNGPGGAPPGSPSGSGSPTGPGPSSPGSSPGVGSGPGMPGMGGGMSGLMLGAGGSGGSSKKLDGTSRGRKRKAGPLPRGFEFRRISTDSRSSCSSSVSSTTGSAPGTPIPGATSSIVGCDSSMGADGSPSASCFDDDSNSNSSFVSSTSEASSSDSGMSMSHSDRLGISFDFNEEETSDQDTPLNGYVHNFINGISDDATTGETEAVPGGASLPGTAPANEPPTGASPAVSATPATSVIPASNGSEVCSAVAPGSSSSISSSASSSGVLYVPLNGLTTHAAYSSNLGGLSSPLDNLSSLGGAAGGGGAGLLGVSKPGSLPLANGYGHGHSSAISPPSPLSLVPPSPLGTSTPAASTSGLSSSSAYFSHNDINDASEISRILQTCHNGTSSGSSGGAGASNSNLNGNGSTESGSVSSDEHASLGGNSFDALKRTAGIAGSTAAGNPHYYWASGLNHHNNNNSSAAGTAGGSAMSNNHNHRGHNNSSPCKLEVKSNSSCGSSPTHNNGGMSSPGQNLPHIFTEEQREAARLHNIELRLQIFRDIRRPGRDYSLLLEHMNLVKGDQDMQSDFVDMCIGESLRFRRHRMASSIQEWWDRKQQLTGVGTTGGVTAGAEQVVAKS, encoded by the coding sequence ATGACAATCATACTCTTCCTGGTGGACACCTCGTCGTCCATGTGCCAGAAGGCGTATGTGAATGGGGTACAGAAGACGTATCTGGACATTGCCAAGGGCGCCGTGGAGACGTTCCTTAAGTATCGCCAGCGGACGCAGGATTGCCTGGGGGATCGCTACATGCTGCTCACGTTCGAGGAGCCACCGGCGAACGTAAAAGCTGGGTGGAAGGAGAACCATGCCACCTTCATGAACGAACTGAAGAACCTGCAGAGTCACGGCCTCACCTCGATGGGTGAATCGCTGCGCAACGCGTTCGATCTGTTGAACCTGAATCGGATGCAGTCGGGCATCGATACGTACGGACAGGGCAGGTGTCCATTTTACCTGGAGCCATCGGTCATCATTGTGATTACGGACGGCGGTCGCTATTCGTACCGCAACGGTGTCCACCAGGAGATCATACTGCCGCTAAGCAACCAAATACCGGGCACAAAGTTCACCAAGGAGCCATTTCGCTGGGATCAGCGTTTGTTTTCGTTGGTCCTCCGCATGCCGGGCAACAAGATTGACGAGCGTGTGGATGGCAAGGTGCCGCATGACGATTCTCCCATCGAGCGGATGTGCGAGGTCACGGGCGGACGGTCATATCGAGTGCGAAGCCACTACGTACTCAACCAGTGCATTGAAAGTCTTGTCCAAAAGGTGCAGCCCGGTGTGGTGCTGCAGTTCGAGCCGATGCTGCCCAAGGAGGCTGCTTCCACTACCGCTGGAGAGCCGACGCCGGCGAGCACGCTATCCGGTATGGGAATATCCTTAACGCCCGGAGCTGGTCCGCCGCCCGATATCGTCTTCCAGCCGGTGAAGAAGATGATCTACGTGCAGAAGCACATCACGCAGAAAACCTTCCCCATCGGCTATTGGCCACTGCCGGAGCCCTACTGGCCGGACTCCAAGGCGATCACATTGCCGCCTCGCGACGCACATCCCAAATTGAAAATCCTGACGCCGGCGGTGGACGAGCCACAGTTGGTGCGCAGTTTCCCCGTCGACAAGTACGAGATTGAAGGCTGTCCGTTGACGCTGCAGATCCTCAATAAGCGCGAAATGAACAAGTGCTGGCAGGTGATTGTGACCAATGGAATGCATGGATTTGAGTTGCCCTTTGGCTACTTGAAAGCGGCGCCCAACTTTTCGCAGGTGCACCTCTATGTACTGGCTTACAATTATCCAGCGTTGCTGCCCATCCTGCATGACCTCATCCACAAGTACAATATGAGTCCGCCAAGCGATCTGATGTACAAATTCAACGCCTATGTGCGTTCAATACCGCCGTATTACTGCCCCTTCCTGCGCAAGGCGCTGGTCAACATCAATGTTCCGTATCAGCTGCTGCAGTTCCTGCTGCCGGAGAATGTGGACAACTACCTGTCGCCCACGATCGCCAATCAGCTGAAGCACATTAAGAACACGGCCAAGCAGGATCAGGAGAATCTTTGCATGAAAGTGTACAAGCAGCTAAAGCAGCCAAAGCCACCTTATCGCCAAGTGGAGACGGCCAAACTTTGCACAGGTGCGGCGTTGCGAAGGGATTTGGTGCGGCATCCACTGCTGCGGGATATATTTGCCAAGTTGCATGCGGAAATAGAGCCCGTGGAGAATTATACGATTGTGGTGCCGCAGCTGACGCATCAGTCGTCGGCCAAGTCGTATCGGAATCCATTCGATATACCGCGACGGGATTTGGTGGAGGAAATAGCCAGGATGCGTGAGACCTTCCTGCGACCCGCCTCGCTGGTGGCCAAGGACTCGGGCCACTGTCTGCCTATCGCCGAGATGGGCAACTATCAGGAGTACCTCAAGAACAAGGACAATCCGCTGCGTGAAATCGAGCCGACGAATGTCCGGCAGCACATGTTTGGTAATCCGTACAAGAAGGACAAGCACATGGTGATGGTGGACGAGGCGGATCTGAGCGATGTGGCGCCAATGAAGTCGCCAAATGGCAATGGACCGGGTGGAGCGCCGCCCGGCTCACCTTCCGGATCGGGTTCGCCCACTGGACCGGGCCCCTCGTCCCCTGGCTCGTCGCCAGGCGTTGGCTCCGGTCCCGGGATGCCTGGAATGGGCGGTGGAATGTCAGGACTAATGCTGGGCGCGGGTGGCAGTGGCGGATCCTCCAAGAAACTTGACGGCACGTCTCGAGGACGCAAGAGGAAAGCAGGCCCGCTGCCACGTGGCTTTGAATTCCGTCGAATATCTACGGATTCGCGATCTTCCTGCTCCAGTTCAGTCTCCTCCACGACGGGTAGTGCACCAGGAACACCAATACCAGGTGCCACATCATCTATAGTCGGCTGCGATTCCTCCATGGGAGCTGATGGCAGTCCCAGTGCCAGCTGTTTCGACGACgacagcaatagcaacagcagcttTGTGAGCTCCACATCGGAGGCCTCGTCTAGTGATTCTGGGATGTCAATGTCGCATTCGGATCGCTTGGGCATCAGTTTCGATTTCAACGAGGAGGAGACCAGCGATCAGGATACACCGCTCAATGGCTATGTGCACAACTTTATCAATGGCATCAGCGACGATGCGACAACGGGGGAAACGGAAGCAGTTCCAGGTGGGGCTTCCCTGCCGGGTACGGCTCCAGCCAACGAACCGCCAACTGGAGCATCACCAGCAGTTTCAGCGACACCAGCAACATCTGTGATTCCGGCCAGCAATGGCAGCGAAGTTTGCTCCGCCGTCGCACCCGGCAGCAGCAGTTCCATCAGCTCCAGCGCCAGTTCTTCTGGCGTTCTCTATGTACCACTCAACGGACTGACTACCCATGCGGCCTACAGCAGTAATCTGGGTGGCCTGAGCTCGCCGTTGGACAACCTGAGCTCCTTGGGTGGAGCGGCCGGAGGTGGTGGAGCGGGGCTACTGGGTGTCAGCAAGCCGGGATCGCTGCCCTTGGCCAATGGCTATGGCCACGGTCACAGTTCAGCCATCTCACCACCTTCTCCATTGTCCTTGGTGCCTCCATCACCACTGGGAACAAGTACGCCCGCTGCCAGCACCTCGGGATTATCGTCCAGTTCCGCCTACTTCAGCCACAATGACATCAACGATGCCTCGGAGATCTCGCGGATACTGCAGACCTGTCACAATGGAACCAGCAGTGGCTCCTCGGGCGGAGCGGGCGCAAGCAACAGCAATTTGAATGGCAATGGCAGCACAGAGAGTGGAAGCGTCTCGTCCGATGAGCATGCCTCGCTGGGTGGCAACAGTTTCGATGCCCTGAAACGGACAGCGGGAATTGCCGGCAGCACTGCAGCGGGGAATCCCCACTACTACTGGGCCAGTGGTCTCAACCAtcacaacaataacaacagcagcgCCGCTGGAACAGCTGGCGGTTCGGCGATGAGCAACAATCACAACCACCGGggccacaacaacagcagcccCTGCAAACTGGAGGTGAAGAGCAACTCTAGCTGTGGCTCCTCGCCGACGCACAACAACGGGGGCATGAGCTCACCGGGACAGAACCTGCCGCACATCTTCACCGAGGAGCAACGTGAAGCTGCGCGGCTGCACAACATTGAACTGCGACTCCAGATCTTCCGGGATATTCGGCGACCCGGCCGCGACTACAGCCTGTTGCTGGAGCACATGAATCTGGTCAAGGGCGACCAGGATATGCAGTCGGATTTCGTGGACATGTGCATCGGCGAATCACTGCGCTTCCGCCGCCATCGCATGGCGTCCAGCATTCAGGAGTGGTGGGATCGCAAGCAGCAGTTAACTGGAGTGGGAACCACTGGAGGAGTGACTGCCGGCGCAGAGCAGGTTGTCGCCAAGAGTTAA
- the LOC120455777 gene encoding general transcriptional corepressor trfA: protein MVEEIGCQRQTGIVVAMPSQVASSTGTPAPSAGGIHHQQQQQQQQQHHQQQQQQHQQQHLQQQQQHQQQHQQQHHQQQQQQQHQQLASNMSLLTVKGGRYLWTDRELLMHLQNYTPLILLIDFVEKTRTKRFYESSERYEILMLVFIMRKGAPFCENKRFPAEYWVNLSVGPIAEAFDRLQAAIDIPDPQLPIHMSVTDLTSWKQMFDLAMLDIRRFAYYTDPLQLADAGVFNRITFEQRFGMQWQE from the coding sequence ATGGTGGAGGAGATTGGCTGCCAGAGACAGACGGGCATTGTGGTCGCCATGCCCAGCCAGGTTGCATCGAGTACCGGAACTCCAGCCCCATCCGCCGGCGGCATtcaccaccagcaacagcagcagcagcagcagcaacaccaccagcagcagcagcagcaacaccaacagcaacaccttcagcagcaacagcagcaccagcagcagcatcagcagcaacaccaccagcagcaacagcagcagcagcatcaacaactCGCCAGCAACATGAGCCTGCTGACCGTCAAAGGTGGTCGTTACCTTTGGACCGATCGGGAGCTATTGATGCACCTCCAGAACTACACGCCCCTGATTCTTCTCATCGATTTCGTGGAGAAGACCCGAACCAAGCGCTTTTATGAGAGCTCCGAGCGCTATGAGATACTCATGCTGGTCTTCATCATGCGCAAGGGAGCGCCGTTCTGCGAGAACAAGCGCTTTCCAGCGGAGTACTGGGTTAATTTGTCGGTGGGACCAATTGCCGAGGCTTTTGACCGACTGCAGGCAGCCATCGATATACCGGATCCCCAGCTGCCGATCCACATGAGCGTCACGGATTTGACCAGCTGGAAGCAAATGTTCGACCTGGCCATGCTGGATATACGGCGTTTTGCGTACTACACCGATCCCTTGCAGCTGGCCGATGCGGGCGTCTTTAACCGGATCACCTTTGAGCAGCGATTCGGAATGCAATGGCAGGAGTAA
- the LOC120455776 gene encoding regulator of telomere elongation helicase 1 homolog, with the protein MPESVIAGIPVHFPFEPYPVQRAYMEKVIQCLRDGTNGVLESPTGTGKTLSLLCSSLAWIRTRQSEHQQQMVKMEKADFTGLGGGAAGGDLSELAKTMGRANNWGVPKVIYASRTHSQLTQAMRELKRTAYANMRSVVLGSRDQLCIHPEVMREQGNSNKTNMCKLRVHSKTCSFQMRVESRKDHPDLRGPSIMDIEDLVKVGQRLKICPYFASRELVPQADITFMPYNYLLDPKARKANKIELGNTIVILDEAHNIEKICEESASVQIKSSDVAMAIEDVTHIMQVFASGESQDMGGDEPKDFTLDDLTLLKEMLLEFEKAIDAVVVENAVEGTTFPASMMYELLGKANFTYGNVATIVSLLDKLVQYLLVASQQMTIRKGGTFTMLSDLLTIVFANKEDVMSKVYASFKVHVQLEEVKQGHGKQQGGKQHGGWLGKGTIAAATGSSKVAKIINFWCFNPGFGMEQLLNTQVRSVILTSGTLAPLKPLIAELAIPVAQHLENPHIVDQSQVYVKIIGTGPDRQQLISNYANRDNPKYISSLGQTILNVSRIVPDGLLVFFPSYPMLNKCVDAWQASGLWADISVKKPIFLEPRSKDQFTSTMEEFYQAIRDSKGAVFMAVCRGKVSEGLDFADRNGRAVIITGLPFPPLKDPKVILKRRYLEANRTRENQLLSGQEWYNLDATRAVNQAIGRVIRHRNDYGAILLCDSRFKDASQVQQLSKWIRGHLGDRPQCSPFGPIVRELRQFFKNAEANMKLPDERETDSPLETVCKKENEPLAAIPKVKREPGSNATFKSANESAIKVEMANSIKTWTPADYASAAGRKLGGAAPNAMDFMSRLDSNVSSIDFNCCMDSKSGSSGMVKIHKRERSSPTQPESSSQVSKKRYKLVENIKVEPSSSQVKEAPAERADFLRELRSLVTQDQFRRFGKALLEYKDGTYESFQALMVILLDVLSAPKVRYMLVGMRKYLKNEHKDEFDQKVGKL; encoded by the exons atgccgGAAAGCGTGATCGCTGGCATTCCGGTGCACTTCCCGTTTGAGCCTTATCCGGTTCAGCGGGCGTACATGGAGAAGGTCATCCAGTGTCTCCGCGATGGCACGAATGGAGTCCTGGAATCGCCAACCGGTACGGGAAAGACCCTAAGTTTGCTGTGCTCATCGTTGGCCTGGATCCGCACAAGGCAATCGGAGCACCAACAACAGATGGTCAAAATGGAGAAGGCCGATTTTACTGGTcttggaggaggagcagctgggGGAGACCTGTCCGAGCTGGCCAAGACCATGGGTCGTGCGAATAACTGGGGCGTGCCCAAGGTCATTTACGCGTCGCGTACCCACTCCCAGTTGACCCAGGCGATGCGGGAACTCAAGAGGACGGCGTACGCCAACATGCGATCCGTGGTACTGGGCTCCCGCGATCAGCTATGCATTCATCCGGAGGTCATGAGGGAGCAGGGGAACTCCAACAAGACCAACATGTGCAAGCTACGGGTGCACTCCAAGACCTGTTCATTTCAAATGCGCGTGGAGTCGCGAAAGGATCATCCAGATCTGCGCGGACCCTCCATCATGGACATTGAGGACCTGGTCAAGGTGGGCCAGCGCCTAAAGATATGTCCCTACTTTGCATCTCGGGAGTTGGTTCCACAAGCGGATATCACCTTCATGCCCTATAACTATCTACTCGATCCCAAGGCTCGCAAGGCCAACAAAATTGAACTGGGCAACACCATTGTGATTCTGGACGAGGCACACAACATCGAGAAGATCTGCGAGGAGTCCGCTTCGGTGCAGATTAAGTCCTCTGATGTGGCCATGGCCATCGAGGACGTCACGCATATCATGCAAGTCTTTGCGAGCGGCGAGTCGCAAGACATGGGCGGGGATGAGCCAAAAGACTTCACCTTGGATGACCTTACGTTGCTTAAGGAGATGCTGCTCGAGTTTGAGAAGGCCATCGATGCCGTCGTTGTGGAAAACGCCGTCGAAGGAACAACCTTTCCCGCCTCCATGATGTACGAACTGCTTGGCAAGGCGAAT TTCACCTACGGCAACGTTGCCACAATAGTATCCCTGCTGGACAAACTGGTGCAGTACCTCCTTGTGGCCTCCCAGCAGATGACCATCCGCAAGGGCGGCACCTTTACGATGCTCAGCGATCTGCTGACAATTGTGTTTGCCAACAAGGAGGATGTGATGAGCAAGGTGTACGCAAGCTTTAAGGTGCATGTGCAGTTGGAGGAGGTTAAGCAGGGACACGGAAAGCAGCAGGGTGGTAAACAGCACGGTGGTTGGCTGGGCAAGGGAACGATTGCAGCAGCGACTGGCTCAAGTAAGGTCGCCAAAATCATCAACTTCTGGTGTTTTAATCCTGGCTTCGGAATGGAACAACTGCTAAACACCCAAGTGCGCAGCGTAATCCTGACGAGCGGCACGCTGGCTCCTCTCAAGCCGCTGATCGCCGAACTTGCTATTCCGGTGGCGCAGCATCTGGAGAATCCGCACATCGTCGACCAGTCGCAGGTTTATGTCAAGATCATCGGCACCGGACCCGATCGTCAGCAGCTGATATCGAACTACGCGAACCG TGATAATCCCAAGTACATCAGCTCCCTGGGACAGACAATTCTGAATGTATCGCGGATAGTACCCGACGGCCTCCTTGTCTTTTTCCCATCGTATCCCATGTTGAACAAGTGCGTGGATGCGTGGCAGGCCAGTGGATTGTGGGCAGACATATCGGTCAAGAAACCGATATTTCTGGAGCCGCGGAGCAAGGATCAGTTCACCAGCACGATGGAGGAGTTCTACCAGGCGATACGCGACTCCAAGGGTGCCGTATTCATGGCTGTTTGTCGCGGCAAAGTCTCCGAAGGTCTGGACTTTGCTGATCGCAATGGCCGGGCGGTGATTATAACGGGTCTGCCATTCCCGCCGCTAAAAGATCCCAAGGTGATACTGAAACGTCGCTATCTGGAGGCGAATAGGACGCGCGAGAATCAGCTGTTAAGTGGTCAGGAATGGTACAATCTGGATGCCACGAGGGCAGTCAATCAAGCCATCGGTCGTGTAATCCGGCATCGCAACGATTATGGTGCCATTCTGCTCTGTGATTCGCGGTTCAAGGACGCCTCCCAGGTCCAGCAGCTGTCCAAATGGATTCGGGGTCACCTGGGCGACCGGCCACAGTGCTCACCCTTTGGTCCCATCGTCCGGGAACTGCGTCAGTTCTTCAAGAATGCCGAGGCCAAT ATGAAGCTACCGGATGAGAGGGAAACGGATTCGCCTTTGGAGACCGTCTGCAAGAAAGAGAATGAACCCCTAGCCGCCATTCCAAAAGTGAAACGGGAGCCTGGTTCCAATGCCACCTTCAAATCAGCCAATGAATCCGCCAT CAAAGTGGAGATGGCCAATTCCATAAAGACATGGACACCCGCCGATTATGCCAGTGCCGCTGGACGAAAACTGGGTGGTGCGGCGCCGAATGCCATGGACTTTATGAGTCGACTCGACTCAAATGTCTCG AGTATCGATTTTAACTGCTGCATGGATAGTAAAAGTGGCTCCTCTGGCATGGTGAAGATTCACAAGCGGGAGCGAAGCTCGCCGACGCAGCCGGAATCCTCCAGCCAGGTGTCAAAGAAGCGATATAAGCTGGTGGAGAACATCAAGGTGGAGCCAAGCAGTTCGCAAGTTAAGGAGGCACCCGCGGAAAGGGCAGATTTTCTCCGAGAG CTACGCAGTCTGGTCACCCAGGATCAATTCCGCCGCTTTGGCAAGGCTCTGCTGGAGTATAAAGATGGCACCTATGAGAGCTTTCAGGCCCTGATGGTCATACTCCTGGATGTCCTATCTGCGCCCAAAGTGCGCTACATGCTCGTCGGGATGCGGAAGTACCTAAAGAATGAGCACAAGGACGAGTTCGATCAGAAGGTGGGCAAGCTTTAA